The proteins below come from a single Xyrauchen texanus isolate HMW12.3.18 chromosome 3, RBS_HiC_50CHRs, whole genome shotgun sequence genomic window:
- the gtf2ird1 gene encoding general transcription factor II-I repeat domain-containing protein 1 isoform X6 — MAQIRKLGCDGIRTNSRPEIKVPQVSARQEILTSLVSALDSVCSAMSKLNAEVACVTVHEDSVIAVGTEKGRIFLNSRKEIQTDFHKFCKVSCRQALTSVNSHAKVPDVDCNRTGKDCGQQGRQRALTDTHSNIFVLRKMVEEVFSVLYSEAVGKSSLVPVPYEWILKDPSSVVVYGLPDGVTLRKPSEYDTKTLMKILEQSNRIRFIVKRTPEEPLRDAKSCPEVNHHSLTSKSASNHASVKPTMQEVSACNSVLSSFLYGMPMSSQPHPDSKLDLKPTSLHSLGKERLGMWASSDEKAVQAKECADNGDRIGLAGDLAQSPTSIHVSKRLLFSIVHEKSEKWDSFIRETEDINTLRECVQILFNSRYAEALGLDHMVPVPYRKIACDPEAVEIIGIPDKIPFKRPCTYGVPKLKQILEDRHAVRFVVKRMFDERIFTAAGNVAKEEGKQVGATTEDGLPDGLRVPSSSLELVSNTHSSRSTSSCVSPLAECEAGPSGDCLTLKKIKTEPSDGEIIQVTVPESSAATEEPSEPPAERVTPDLCRPLEPVAEDLAPKSTPQGLKRAVEEDIGEMILQLRKQVDNLFSSKYSEALGLPEPAKVPYSKFQIYPDDLYVTGLPDGMTFRRPNCFGAVKLRKILAASSQIKFFIKRPELLTEQVKHEALSKSPSDSVETDSKDQLDDPGPASKRPGFSDTLEAKLSRIDLANTLREQVQDLFNSKYGEALGIKYPVQVPYKRIKSNPGSVIIEGLPPGIPFRKPCTFGSQNLERILAVADKISFSITRPFQGLIPKPAPRRITIMKKGYTSISEDEVNRMGEKVILREQVKELFNKKYGEALGLDRSVIVPYKLIRANPGSLEVSGLPDDIPFRNPNTYDIVRLEKILQVQDEIIFNIKTPLQPFTELYSRSCNTEGKEVSTNRRKRKRVLDNSRASVPTGADSALSTNQIPVMQWPMYMVDYSGVNVQVPGKVKY, encoded by the exons ATGGCACAGATACGAAAGCTGGGCTGTGATGGGATCAGGACAAACTCTCGACCAGAGATCAAAGTTCCACAAGTATCAGCCAGACAAGAGATCCTCACCAGCCTTGTGTCTGCTCTGGACTCTGTG TGCTCTGCCATGTCTAAACTGAATGCTGAGGTGGCCTGTGTCACGGTGCATGAGGACAGTGTCATTGCCGTGGGAACAGAGAAGGGAAGAATCTTCCTTAACTCCAGAAAGGAAATCCAGACAGACTTCCACAAGTTCTGCA AAGTGTCCTGTCGGCAAGCGTTGACCTCTGTGAACTCCCACGCCAAAGTTCCTGATGTTGACTGCAACAGGACTGGCAAAGACTGCGGGCAGCAGGGCAGACAGAGAGCCTTAACAGACACTCACTCCAACATCTTCGTCCTGAGGAAGATGGTGGAGGAGGTGTTCAGCGTGCTTTATA GTGAGGCTGTTGGGAAGAGCAGCCTGGTCCCTGTGCCTTATGAATGGATTCTCAAAGATCCTAGCTCAGTGGTTGTGTACGGCCTGCCTGATGGTGTAACTTTGAGAAAGCCTTCTGAATATGACACCAAGACCTTAATGAAGATCTTAGAACAGAGCAATCGAATCCGCTTCATAGTCAAAAG AACACCAGAGGAACCCTTACGGGATGCCAAATCCTGTCCAGAAGTCAACCATCATTCTTTAACCTCAAAGAGTGCAAGCAACCATGCCTCTGTCAAACCCACCATGCAGGAAGTGTCTGCTTGCAACTCCGTGCTCTCCAGCTTCCTGTACGGCATGCCCATGTCCTCCCAGCCCCACCCAGACAGCAAGCTGGACCTAAAGCCCACATCCCTACACAGTTTAGGTAAAGAGCGACTGGGCATGTGGGCGTCTTCTGATGAGAAAGCAGTGCAGGCCAAGGAATGTGCGGACAATG GCGATCGAATAGGGCTGGCAGGGGATCTCGCCCAAAGCCCAACCAGCATCCATGTCTCCAAGCGCCTTCTGTTCTCCATAGTGCATGAAAAATCAG AAAAATGGGACTCGTTCATCAGGGAGACCGAGGATATCAACACCCTTCGAGAGTGTGTTCAGATCCTCTTCAACAGCAGATATG cTGAGGCATTAGGCCTGGATCACATGGTTCCTGTGCCATACCGGAAGATCGCCTGTGATCCGGAAGCAGTCGAGATCATTGGAATTCCAGACAAGATTCCCTTCAAGAGGCCATGTACTTATGGAGTGCCTAAACTTAAACAGATCCTGGAGGATAGGCATGCAGTCCGATTTGTTGTCAAAAG AATGTTTGATGAACGCATTTTTACAG CTGCTGGTAATGTTGCTAAGGAGGAAGGCAAACAGGTTGGTGCCACCACTGAGGACGGTTTGCCAGATGGACTCAGGGTGCCAAGCTCTTCCCTAGAGCTGGTCAGCAACACCCACAGTAGCAG ATCGACTAGCTCCTGTGTCAGTCCTTTGGCTGAGTGTGAAGCAG GGCCATCTGGGGACTGTCTAACCTTGAAAAAGATCAAAACTGAACCCTCAGATGGTGAAATCATCCAGGTGACAGTGCCAG AGTCCAGTGCTGCTACAGAGGAGCCAAGTGAGCCTCCAGCTGAGCGGGTGACACCTGACCTCTGCCGTCCTTTGGAGCCTGTAGCAG AAGATTTGGCACCAAAGTCTACACCGCAAGGGCTCAAGAGAGCTGTTGAAg AAGATATCGGAGAGATGATCCTTCAACTGAGAAAGCAAGTGGATAATCTTTTCAGCTCCAAGTACA GTGAGGCTCTTGGTCTGCCTGAGCCTGCTAAAGTGCCATACTCCAAGTTTCAGATATATCCAGATGATCTGTATGTCACAGGGTTACCTGATGGGATGACATTTCGAAGACCAAACTGTTTTGGGGCAGTTAAACTCCGGAAGATTCTTGCTGCTAGTAGTCAGATTAAGTTTTTCATAAAGAG GCCAGAATTGTTAACAGAACAGGTCAAACATGAGGCTCTCTCTAAATCACCCTCTGATTCAG TAGAGACTGACTCCAAAGATCAGTTAGATGACCCTGGTCCAGCCTCCAAGAGACCAGGATTCTCAG ACACGTTAGAGGCCAAGCTCTCTCGTATCGACTTGGCGAACACGCTGCGCGAGCAAGTCCAAGACCTGTTCAACAGTAAATACGGTGAGGCACTGGGCATTAAGTATCCTGTGCAAGTGCCTTACAAGAGGATCAAGAGTAACCCTGGCTCAGTGATTATCGAGGGCTTGCCCCCTGGCATCCCCTTCAGAAAGCCCTGCACCTTCGGCTCACAGAATTTGGAGAGGATATTAGCTGTTGCAGACAAGATCTCTTTCAGCATTACAAG GCCATTCCAAGGGCTTATTCCCAAGCCAG CACCACGAAGAATAACCATAATGAAGAAAGGTTACACCTCGATAAGTG AAGACGAGGTCAACCGAATGGGAGAGAAAGTGATATTAAGGGAACAAGTTAAAGAACTCTTCAATAAGAAATATG GTGAAGCCCTGGGTCTGGACCGGTCAGTCATTGTTCCGTACAAGTTAATCCGTGCCAATCCAGGCTCATTGGAAGTGTCTGGACTTCCCGATGACATCCCCTTCAGGAATCCTAATACTTATGACATAGTTCGGTTGGAAAAAATCCTGCAGGTCCAAGATGAAATCATCTTCAATATAAAAACCCCACTACA GCCTTTTACAGAATTGTATAGTCGATCTTGTAATACAG AGGGTAAAGAAGTGTCCACCAATCGACGTAAACGTAAACGAGTACTTGACAACAGTCGAGCGTCTGTGCCCACTGGAGCAGACTCAGCACTATCAACCAATCAAATACCTGTCATG caatggcCCATGTACATGGTGGACTATAGCGGAGTGAATGTCCAAGTACCTGGCAAAGTCAAATACTAG
- the gtf2ird1 gene encoding general transcription factor II-I repeat domain-containing protein 1 isoform X2, giving the protein MAQIRKLGCDGIRTNSRPEIKVPQVSARQEILTSLVSALDSVCSAMSKLNAEVACVTVHEDSVIAVGTEKGRIFLNSRKEIQTDFHKFCKVSCRQALTSVNSHAKVPDVDCNRTGKDCGQQGRQRALTDTHSNIFVLRKMVEEVFSVLYSEAVGKSSLVPVPYEWILKDPSSVVVYGLPDGVTLRKPSEYDTKTLMKILEQSNRIRFIVKRTPEEPLRDAKSCPEVNHHSLTSKSASNHASVKPTMQEVSACNSVLSSFLYGMPMSSQPHPDSKLDLKPTSLHSLGKERLGMWASSDEKAVQAKECADNGDRIGLAGDLAQSPTSIHVSKRLLFSIVHEKSEKWDSFIRETEDINTLRECVQILFNSRYAEALGLDHMVPVPYRKIACDPEAVEIIGIPDKIPFKRPCTYGVPKLKQILEDRHAVRFVVKRMFDERIFTAAGNVAKEEGKQVGATTEDGLPDGLRVPSSSLELVSNTHSSRSTSSCVSPLAECEAGPSGDCLTLKKIKTEPSDGEIIQVTVPESSAATEEPSEPPAERVTPDLCRPLEPVAEDLAPKSTPQGLKRAVEEDIGEMILQLRKQVDNLFSSKYSEALGLPEPAKVPYSKFQIYPDDLYVTGLPDGMTFRRPNCFGAVKLRKILAASSQIKFFIKRPELLTEQVKHEALSKSPSDSETDSKDQLDDPGPASKRPGFSDTLEAKLSRIDLANTLREQVQDLFNSKYGEALGIKYPVQVPYKRIKSNPGSVIIEGLPPGIPFRKPCTFGSQNLERILAVADKISFSITRPFQGLIPKPAPRRITIMKKGYTSISEEDEVNRMGEKVILREQVKELFNKKYGEALGLDRSVIVPYKLIRANPGSLEVSGLPDDIPFRNPNTYDIVRLEKILQVQDEIIFNIKTPLQPFTELYSRSCNTEGKEVSTNRRKRKRVLDNSRASVPTGADSALSTNQIPVMQWPMYMVDYSGVNVQVPGKVKY; this is encoded by the exons ATGGCACAGATACGAAAGCTGGGCTGTGATGGGATCAGGACAAACTCTCGACCAGAGATCAAAGTTCCACAAGTATCAGCCAGACAAGAGATCCTCACCAGCCTTGTGTCTGCTCTGGACTCTGTG TGCTCTGCCATGTCTAAACTGAATGCTGAGGTGGCCTGTGTCACGGTGCATGAGGACAGTGTCATTGCCGTGGGAACAGAGAAGGGAAGAATCTTCCTTAACTCCAGAAAGGAAATCCAGACAGACTTCCACAAGTTCTGCA AAGTGTCCTGTCGGCAAGCGTTGACCTCTGTGAACTCCCACGCCAAAGTTCCTGATGTTGACTGCAACAGGACTGGCAAAGACTGCGGGCAGCAGGGCAGACAGAGAGCCTTAACAGACACTCACTCCAACATCTTCGTCCTGAGGAAGATGGTGGAGGAGGTGTTCAGCGTGCTTTATA GTGAGGCTGTTGGGAAGAGCAGCCTGGTCCCTGTGCCTTATGAATGGATTCTCAAAGATCCTAGCTCAGTGGTTGTGTACGGCCTGCCTGATGGTGTAACTTTGAGAAAGCCTTCTGAATATGACACCAAGACCTTAATGAAGATCTTAGAACAGAGCAATCGAATCCGCTTCATAGTCAAAAG AACACCAGAGGAACCCTTACGGGATGCCAAATCCTGTCCAGAAGTCAACCATCATTCTTTAACCTCAAAGAGTGCAAGCAACCATGCCTCTGTCAAACCCACCATGCAGGAAGTGTCTGCTTGCAACTCCGTGCTCTCCAGCTTCCTGTACGGCATGCCCATGTCCTCCCAGCCCCACCCAGACAGCAAGCTGGACCTAAAGCCCACATCCCTACACAGTTTAGGTAAAGAGCGACTGGGCATGTGGGCGTCTTCTGATGAGAAAGCAGTGCAGGCCAAGGAATGTGCGGACAATG GCGATCGAATAGGGCTGGCAGGGGATCTCGCCCAAAGCCCAACCAGCATCCATGTCTCCAAGCGCCTTCTGTTCTCCATAGTGCATGAAAAATCAG AAAAATGGGACTCGTTCATCAGGGAGACCGAGGATATCAACACCCTTCGAGAGTGTGTTCAGATCCTCTTCAACAGCAGATATG cTGAGGCATTAGGCCTGGATCACATGGTTCCTGTGCCATACCGGAAGATCGCCTGTGATCCGGAAGCAGTCGAGATCATTGGAATTCCAGACAAGATTCCCTTCAAGAGGCCATGTACTTATGGAGTGCCTAAACTTAAACAGATCCTGGAGGATAGGCATGCAGTCCGATTTGTTGTCAAAAG AATGTTTGATGAACGCATTTTTACAG CTGCTGGTAATGTTGCTAAGGAGGAAGGCAAACAGGTTGGTGCCACCACTGAGGACGGTTTGCCAGATGGACTCAGGGTGCCAAGCTCTTCCCTAGAGCTGGTCAGCAACACCCACAGTAGCAG ATCGACTAGCTCCTGTGTCAGTCCTTTGGCTGAGTGTGAAGCAG GGCCATCTGGGGACTGTCTAACCTTGAAAAAGATCAAAACTGAACCCTCAGATGGTGAAATCATCCAGGTGACAGTGCCAG AGTCCAGTGCTGCTACAGAGGAGCCAAGTGAGCCTCCAGCTGAGCGGGTGACACCTGACCTCTGCCGTCCTTTGGAGCCTGTAGCAG AAGATTTGGCACCAAAGTCTACACCGCAAGGGCTCAAGAGAGCTGTTGAAg AAGATATCGGAGAGATGATCCTTCAACTGAGAAAGCAAGTGGATAATCTTTTCAGCTCCAAGTACA GTGAGGCTCTTGGTCTGCCTGAGCCTGCTAAAGTGCCATACTCCAAGTTTCAGATATATCCAGATGATCTGTATGTCACAGGGTTACCTGATGGGATGACATTTCGAAGACCAAACTGTTTTGGGGCAGTTAAACTCCGGAAGATTCTTGCTGCTAGTAGTCAGATTAAGTTTTTCATAAAGAG GCCAGAATTGTTAACAGAACAGGTCAAACATGAGGCTCTCTCTAAATCACCCTCTGATTCAG AGACTGACTCCAAAGATCAGTTAGATGACCCTGGTCCAGCCTCCAAGAGACCAGGATTCTCAG ACACGTTAGAGGCCAAGCTCTCTCGTATCGACTTGGCGAACACGCTGCGCGAGCAAGTCCAAGACCTGTTCAACAGTAAATACGGTGAGGCACTGGGCATTAAGTATCCTGTGCAAGTGCCTTACAAGAGGATCAAGAGTAACCCTGGCTCAGTGATTATCGAGGGCTTGCCCCCTGGCATCCCCTTCAGAAAGCCCTGCACCTTCGGCTCACAGAATTTGGAGAGGATATTAGCTGTTGCAGACAAGATCTCTTTCAGCATTACAAG GCCATTCCAAGGGCTTATTCCCAAGCCAG CACCACGAAGAATAACCATAATGAAGAAAGGTTACACCTCGATAAGTG AAGAAGACGAGGTCAACCGAATGGGAGAGAAAGTGATATTAAGGGAACAAGTTAAAGAACTCTTCAATAAGAAATATG GTGAAGCCCTGGGTCTGGACCGGTCAGTCATTGTTCCGTACAAGTTAATCCGTGCCAATCCAGGCTCATTGGAAGTGTCTGGACTTCCCGATGACATCCCCTTCAGGAATCCTAATACTTATGACATAGTTCGGTTGGAAAAAATCCTGCAGGTCCAAGATGAAATCATCTTCAATATAAAAACCCCACTACA GCCTTTTACAGAATTGTATAGTCGATCTTGTAATACAG AGGGTAAAGAAGTGTCCACCAATCGACGTAAACGTAAACGAGTACTTGACAACAGTCGAGCGTCTGTGCCCACTGGAGCAGACTCAGCACTATCAACCAATCAAATACCTGTCATG caatggcCCATGTACATGGTGGACTATAGCGGAGTGAATGTCCAAGTACCTGGCAAAGTCAAATACTAG
- the gtf2ird1 gene encoding general transcription factor II-I repeat domain-containing protein 1 isoform X4: MAQIRKLGCDGIRTNSRPEIKVPQVSARQEILTSLVSALDSVCSAMSKLNAEVACVTVHEDSVIAVGTEKGRIFLNSRKEIQTDFHKFCMSCRQALTSVNSHAKVPDVDCNRTGKDCGQQGRQRALTDTHSNIFVLRKMVEEVFSVLYSEAVGKSSLVPVPYEWILKDPSSVVVYGLPDGVTLRKPSEYDTKTLMKILEQSNRIRFIVKRTPEEPLRDAKSCPEVNHHSLTSKSASNHASVKPTMQEVSACNSVLSSFLYGMPMSSQPHPDSKLDLKPTSLHSLGKERLGMWASSDEKAVQAKECADNGDRIGLAGDLAQSPTSIHVSKRLLFSIVHEKSEKWDSFIRETEDINTLRECVQILFNSRYAEALGLDHMVPVPYRKIACDPEAVEIIGIPDKIPFKRPCTYGVPKLKQILEDRHAVRFVVKRMFDERIFTAAGNVAKEEGKQVGATTEDGLPDGLRVPSSSLELVSNTHSSRSTSSCVSPLAECEAGPSGDCLTLKKIKTEPSDGEIIQVTVPESSAATEEPSEPPAERVTPDLCRPLEPVAEDLAPKSTPQGLKRAVEEDIGEMILQLRKQVDNLFSSKYSEALGLPEPAKVPYSKFQIYPDDLYVTGLPDGMTFRRPNCFGAVKLRKILAASSQIKFFIKRPELLTEQVKHEALSKSPSDSVETDSKDQLDDPGPASKRPGFSDTLEAKLSRIDLANTLREQVQDLFNSKYGEALGIKYPVQVPYKRIKSNPGSVIIEGLPPGIPFRKPCTFGSQNLERILAVADKISFSITRPFQGLIPKPAPRRITIMKKGYTSISEEDEVNRMGEKVILREQVKELFNKKYGEALGLDRSVIVPYKLIRANPGSLEVSGLPDDIPFRNPNTYDIVRLEKILQVQDEIIFNIKTPLQPFTELYSRSCNTEGKEVSTNRRKRKRVLDNSRASVPTGADSALSTNQIPVMQWPMYMVDYSGVNVQVPGKVKY, from the exons ATGGCACAGATACGAAAGCTGGGCTGTGATGGGATCAGGACAAACTCTCGACCAGAGATCAAAGTTCCACAAGTATCAGCCAGACAAGAGATCCTCACCAGCCTTGTGTCTGCTCTGGACTCTGTG TGCTCTGCCATGTCTAAACTGAATGCTGAGGTGGCCTGTGTCACGGTGCATGAGGACAGTGTCATTGCCGTGGGAACAGAGAAGGGAAGAATCTTCCTTAACTCCAGAAAGGAAATCCAGACAGACTTCCACAAGTTCTGCA TGTCCTGTCGGCAAGCGTTGACCTCTGTGAACTCCCACGCCAAAGTTCCTGATGTTGACTGCAACAGGACTGGCAAAGACTGCGGGCAGCAGGGCAGACAGAGAGCCTTAACAGACACTCACTCCAACATCTTCGTCCTGAGGAAGATGGTGGAGGAGGTGTTCAGCGTGCTTTATA GTGAGGCTGTTGGGAAGAGCAGCCTGGTCCCTGTGCCTTATGAATGGATTCTCAAAGATCCTAGCTCAGTGGTTGTGTACGGCCTGCCTGATGGTGTAACTTTGAGAAAGCCTTCTGAATATGACACCAAGACCTTAATGAAGATCTTAGAACAGAGCAATCGAATCCGCTTCATAGTCAAAAG AACACCAGAGGAACCCTTACGGGATGCCAAATCCTGTCCAGAAGTCAACCATCATTCTTTAACCTCAAAGAGTGCAAGCAACCATGCCTCTGTCAAACCCACCATGCAGGAAGTGTCTGCTTGCAACTCCGTGCTCTCCAGCTTCCTGTACGGCATGCCCATGTCCTCCCAGCCCCACCCAGACAGCAAGCTGGACCTAAAGCCCACATCCCTACACAGTTTAGGTAAAGAGCGACTGGGCATGTGGGCGTCTTCTGATGAGAAAGCAGTGCAGGCCAAGGAATGTGCGGACAATG GCGATCGAATAGGGCTGGCAGGGGATCTCGCCCAAAGCCCAACCAGCATCCATGTCTCCAAGCGCCTTCTGTTCTCCATAGTGCATGAAAAATCAG AAAAATGGGACTCGTTCATCAGGGAGACCGAGGATATCAACACCCTTCGAGAGTGTGTTCAGATCCTCTTCAACAGCAGATATG cTGAGGCATTAGGCCTGGATCACATGGTTCCTGTGCCATACCGGAAGATCGCCTGTGATCCGGAAGCAGTCGAGATCATTGGAATTCCAGACAAGATTCCCTTCAAGAGGCCATGTACTTATGGAGTGCCTAAACTTAAACAGATCCTGGAGGATAGGCATGCAGTCCGATTTGTTGTCAAAAG AATGTTTGATGAACGCATTTTTACAG CTGCTGGTAATGTTGCTAAGGAGGAAGGCAAACAGGTTGGTGCCACCACTGAGGACGGTTTGCCAGATGGACTCAGGGTGCCAAGCTCTTCCCTAGAGCTGGTCAGCAACACCCACAGTAGCAG ATCGACTAGCTCCTGTGTCAGTCCTTTGGCTGAGTGTGAAGCAG GGCCATCTGGGGACTGTCTAACCTTGAAAAAGATCAAAACTGAACCCTCAGATGGTGAAATCATCCAGGTGACAGTGCCAG AGTCCAGTGCTGCTACAGAGGAGCCAAGTGAGCCTCCAGCTGAGCGGGTGACACCTGACCTCTGCCGTCCTTTGGAGCCTGTAGCAG AAGATTTGGCACCAAAGTCTACACCGCAAGGGCTCAAGAGAGCTGTTGAAg AAGATATCGGAGAGATGATCCTTCAACTGAGAAAGCAAGTGGATAATCTTTTCAGCTCCAAGTACA GTGAGGCTCTTGGTCTGCCTGAGCCTGCTAAAGTGCCATACTCCAAGTTTCAGATATATCCAGATGATCTGTATGTCACAGGGTTACCTGATGGGATGACATTTCGAAGACCAAACTGTTTTGGGGCAGTTAAACTCCGGAAGATTCTTGCTGCTAGTAGTCAGATTAAGTTTTTCATAAAGAG GCCAGAATTGTTAACAGAACAGGTCAAACATGAGGCTCTCTCTAAATCACCCTCTGATTCAG TAGAGACTGACTCCAAAGATCAGTTAGATGACCCTGGTCCAGCCTCCAAGAGACCAGGATTCTCAG ACACGTTAGAGGCCAAGCTCTCTCGTATCGACTTGGCGAACACGCTGCGCGAGCAAGTCCAAGACCTGTTCAACAGTAAATACGGTGAGGCACTGGGCATTAAGTATCCTGTGCAAGTGCCTTACAAGAGGATCAAGAGTAACCCTGGCTCAGTGATTATCGAGGGCTTGCCCCCTGGCATCCCCTTCAGAAAGCCCTGCACCTTCGGCTCACAGAATTTGGAGAGGATATTAGCTGTTGCAGACAAGATCTCTTTCAGCATTACAAG GCCATTCCAAGGGCTTATTCCCAAGCCAG CACCACGAAGAATAACCATAATGAAGAAAGGTTACACCTCGATAAGTG AAGAAGACGAGGTCAACCGAATGGGAGAGAAAGTGATATTAAGGGAACAAGTTAAAGAACTCTTCAATAAGAAATATG GTGAAGCCCTGGGTCTGGACCGGTCAGTCATTGTTCCGTACAAGTTAATCCGTGCCAATCCAGGCTCATTGGAAGTGTCTGGACTTCCCGATGACATCCCCTTCAGGAATCCTAATACTTATGACATAGTTCGGTTGGAAAAAATCCTGCAGGTCCAAGATGAAATCATCTTCAATATAAAAACCCCACTACA GCCTTTTACAGAATTGTATAGTCGATCTTGTAATACAG AGGGTAAAGAAGTGTCCACCAATCGACGTAAACGTAAACGAGTACTTGACAACAGTCGAGCGTCTGTGCCCACTGGAGCAGACTCAGCACTATCAACCAATCAAATACCTGTCATG caatggcCCATGTACATGGTGGACTATAGCGGAGTGAATGTCCAAGTACCTGGCAAAGTCAAATACTAG